One genomic window of uncultured delta proteobacterium includes the following:
- a CDS encoding conserved hypothetical protein (Evidence 4 : Homologs of previously reported genes of unknown function), whose product MITSLVAHTFEIDDIDAAVSDVLMQLDLANALRKHSVGIITCHCECMYSGLVKALSAKLPFDVVGISSLASATKEKSGMDMLTVCVLTSDEVSFTTALTDPLGKEQKGPIARAYAAAAKPLERPSLALAYGPLLEHISGNTFVNEITEASDGVPLFGTLACDHTPAFEEASVIYNGEYYRDRLALVLVYGPVTPKFFCIAISPQNMQNQKGLITASTGNVIHAVNGIPAMEYLESIGLNKEDLKISGSFPLVIDYNDGGQPVGRGIYTIADNGDVYCGGDAPVNASLSTAILNDEDVLRSAGRLAETIRNQGTPGALLLLSCISRSLLLGANPLGEAEKIAGIIGARIPYHMSYSGGEICPVYTDNGATANRFHNFTLIACVL is encoded by the coding sequence ATGATTACTTCGCTCGTGGCGCACACCTTTGAAATCGACGATATTGATGCGGCCGTTTCCGACGTTCTCATGCAGCTTGACCTCGCCAACGCGCTCCGGAAACATTCCGTGGGGATTATTACCTGCCATTGCGAATGCATGTATTCCGGGCTGGTAAAAGCTTTGTCCGCCAAGCTCCCCTTCGACGTCGTCGGCATATCCTCCCTCGCCTCCGCGACCAAGGAAAAAAGCGGGATGGATATGCTGACCGTGTGCGTGCTGACAAGCGACGAAGTTTCCTTCACCACCGCCCTGACCGACCCGCTCGGGAAAGAACAAAAGGGGCCCATCGCCCGGGCCTACGCGGCCGCCGCGAAACCGCTGGAAAGGCCTTCGCTCGCACTCGCCTACGGCCCTCTGCTGGAACACATCAGCGGCAACACCTTCGTCAACGAAATAACGGAAGCCTCCGACGGCGTTCCCCTTTTCGGCACGTTGGCCTGCGACCATACACCGGCCTTTGAAGAGGCCTCCGTCATTTACAACGGCGAATACTACCGGGATCGTCTGGCCCTGGTTCTGGTGTACGGCCCGGTAACGCCGAAGTTTTTCTGCATCGCCATCTCGCCGCAGAACATGCAGAACCAAAAGGGCCTTATCACGGCCTCGACGGGGAACGTCATCCATGCCGTCAACGGCATTCCGGCCATGGAATATCTTGAATCCATCGGGCTCAACAAGGAAGACCTTAAAATAAGCGGGTCGTTCCCTCTTGTCATCGACTACAACGACGGGGGACAGCCCGTGGGCAGGGGCATTTACACCATCGCGGACAACGGCGACGTCTATTGCGGCGGCGATGCGCCGGTCAACGCGTCGCTGTCGACAGCCATCCTCAACGACGAGGACGTGCTGCGCTCCGCCGGCAGGCTGGCCGAGACGATCCGGAATCAAGGCACGCCCGGCGCCTTGCTGCTGCTCAGCTGCATATCCCGCAGCCTGCTTCTCGGCGCGAATCCGCTGGGGGAGGCGGAAAAAATCGCCGGGATCATCGGCGCCCGGATTCCGTACCACATGTCTTACTCCGGCGGGGAAATATGTCCCGTATACACGGATAACGGCGCCACCGCCAACAGATTTCACAATTTTACGCTTATTGCCTGCGTTCTCTAG
- a CDS encoding Multi-sensor hybrid histidine kinase: MFDQDARPDHLTVEDELLFLRQENKRLARQVKSLQGLLDRSRIASAAQAARDAAFSAEKTKQEKYLKLLLENSPDIIIMLDRDGRFAYCTDAFLRQAGFADFSAVNGRAYLDVFKTFADEKWLAHIHAIFTKAMAEKQAVAIEEFLDIGRTNSPRSYSIHFSPMLDEQGNAAAAIALFHDMTSLVRAKEGAEQASKAKGNFLSNMSHEMRTPMNAIIGMANIARTSDSLEKKEYCLGKIAEASTHLLGVINDILDMSKIEAGMFELAYAEIDLERLIMRAANVVTYRIDEKDQNFIVKIDKNTPQFIISDEQRLAQVIANLLSNAVKFTPEQGTITLSVRCQEIQDDICTLLVEVTDTGIGISPEQQEKLFRSFAQADDSISRRFGGTGLGLAISKRIVTMMDGDIRVASTPGEGSTFSFTIKAQRGTQQKVCALPGNVAWKNLHVMAVDDSEDVLEYFSSLSENLGFQCTVAPDGFSACELLEQRAEAPHVIFVDWKMPGMNGVELAREIKRRYGDNAIIIMISANEWTAVEGEAKAAGIVKFIPKPLFASVIVDCITECLRNSCYRPERNLTLQNAGCFAGKRILLAEDIEINREIAISLLEHTGLTIDCAENGVAAFRMAVESDAPYDLILMDIHMPEQDGYETTRKIRELDDPRKRDIPIIAMTANVFREDVEQCLAAGMNAHIGKPLDIDEAMTKLRVYLSA, from the coding sequence ATGTTCGATCAAGACGCGCGCCCGGACCATCTTACGGTGGAAGATGAACTGCTGTTTTTACGCCAGGAAAACAAGCGCCTCGCCCGGCAGGTAAAATCCCTCCAGGGTCTTCTGGACAGGAGCAGAATCGCCTCCGCCGCCCAGGCCGCCCGCGATGCGGCCTTTTCCGCAGAAAAGACCAAGCAGGAAAAATATCTCAAACTGCTGCTGGAAAACAGCCCGGACATCATTATCATGCTGGATCGCGACGGGCGGTTCGCCTATTGCACCGACGCCTTCCTGCGGCAGGCCGGTTTCGCCGATTTTTCAGCGGTCAACGGGCGGGCGTATCTGGACGTGTTCAAAACCTTTGCCGACGAGAAATGGCTTGCGCATATCCACGCCATATTCACCAAGGCCATGGCGGAAAAACAGGCGGTCGCCATTGAGGAATTCCTTGATATCGGCCGGACGAACAGCCCGCGCAGCTACTCCATCCACTTCAGCCCCATGCTGGACGAGCAGGGAAACGCCGCCGCGGCCATAGCCCTGTTCCATGACATGACCAGCCTGGTGCGCGCGAAAGAAGGGGCGGAACAGGCAAGCAAGGCCAAGGGCAACTTCCTGTCGAACATGTCGCACGAGATGCGCACCCCCATGAACGCGATTATCGGCATGGCCAACATAGCCAGAACGTCCGACAGCCTGGAAAAGAAAGAATATTGCCTGGGCAAGATCGCGGAAGCCTCCACCCACCTGCTCGGGGTCATCAACGATATTCTGGACATGTCCAAGATAGAAGCCGGCATGTTCGAACTGGCGTACGCGGAAATAGACCTTGAACGGTTGATTATGCGGGCCGCCAACGTGGTAACCTATCGTATTGACGAAAAAGATCAGAACTTCATCGTTAAAATAGACAAAAACACGCCGCAGTTCATCATTTCCGACGAGCAGCGCCTTGCCCAGGTTATCGCCAACCTGCTCTCCAACGCCGTCAAGTTCACGCCGGAACAGGGAACGATAACCCTGTCGGTGCGCTGCCAGGAGATACAGGACGATATCTGCACCCTGCTTGTTGAAGTAACCGATACAGGCATAGGCATTTCCCCGGAGCAGCAGGAAAAGCTCTTCCGCTCCTTCGCGCAGGCCGACGACAGCATTTCCCGGCGGTTCGGGGGCACGGGGCTGGGCCTTGCCATCTCCAAACGCATCGTCACCATGATGGACGGCGATATCCGGGTTGCCTCAACGCCCGGGGAAGGTTCCACCTTCTCGTTTACCATCAAGGCGCAACGCGGCACGCAACAGAAAGTGTGCGCGCTGCCGGGCAACGTCGCGTGGAAAAACCTTCACGTGATGGCGGTGGATGATTCCGAGGACGTTCTGGAATATTTCAGCAGCCTGTCGGAAAATCTCGGTTTTCAATGCACGGTTGCGCCGGACGGATTCAGCGCCTGTGAGCTTTTGGAGCAACGCGCCGAGGCCCCGCACGTCATTTTTGTGGACTGGAAAATGCCGGGCATGAACGGGGTGGAACTGGCCAGGGAAATCAAACGCCGCTATGGCGACAACGCCATCATCATCATGATCTCCGCCAACGAATGGACGGCGGTTGAAGGGGAAGCCAAAGCCGCGGGGATTGTAAAATTCATCCCCAAGCCCCTGTTCGCGTCCGTCATCGTCGACTGCATCACCGAATGCTTGCGGAACAGCTGCTACCGGCCCGAACGCAACCTTACGCTGCAAAACGCCGGTTGCTTTGCCGGAAAACGCATCCTTCTGGCGGAAGATATTGAAATAAATCGGGAAATCGCCATTTCCCTGCTTGAGCACACCGGGTTGACCATCGATTGCGCGGAAAACGGTGTCGCGGCATTCCGGATGGCGGTCGAATCGGACGCGCCGTACGATCTGATCCTCATGGATATCCACATGCCGGAGCAGGACGGGTATGAAACCACCCGCAAAATCCGGGAACTTGACGACCCCCGCAAACGGGACATCCCCATTATCGCGATGACCGCCAACGTGTTCCGTGAAGACGTGGAGCAATGCCTCGCCGCGGGGATGAACGCCCATATCGGTAAGCCGCTGGATATCGACGAAGCCATGACAAAATTGCGGGTGTATCTTTCCGCGTAA
- a CDS encoding putative Histidine kinase (Evidence 3 : Function proposed based on presence of conserved amino acid motif, structural feature or limited homology; Product type pe : putative enzyme), which produces MADQLVQTPEEIIKSLKKEVGFLKRSLSALQVDCEYLRISYAHAEQMRAKNAREKELQETYNSFFLNNHPQFVAIFDTELRFVFGSPSVWKFLGLPQGAALTFEPFRSLFLYAPQGEGWLDGMESILRGVMVSGEPVRREEVFRKVDGEEVIVQTLAMPITNREASCIGVSLIHNDITEITTAKENAEEASRVKAEFLANMSHEIRTPLNAIIGIAHIALNDEVSAKTREQITKISHAGQALLGIVNDILDFSKIEAGKFTIVPAPFRLRGFLDTIHTLFEHKSKEKGLDLIVDIGEGVPDNLSGDTLRLTQIFNNIIGNSLKFTENGSITVSCRARDVSDAGVTLDFAVTDTGIGIKNEYKAHLFQPFTQADASHTRNYGGTGLGLTITRHLVEMMGGTISAESESGIGTTIRFSCVLGLLADKEETPVVADRPGCLADALRARLEGRRILLVEDNLINQEIALALLEDVGLAVTVANNGEEAVAVVREQTALPPFDLVLMDLQMPVMDGFEATRLIRKTVGPEAMPIIAMTAHVLGEERVRCAEAGMVDHIAKPIDVDRLYAAIDQYLA; this is translated from the coding sequence ATGGCGGATCAGCTGGTACAGACTCCTGAAGAGATCATCAAATCTCTTAAAAAGGAAGTCGGCTTCCTGAAGCGCTCTTTAAGCGCGTTGCAGGTTGACTGTGAGTATTTGCGGATCAGCTATGCCCATGCGGAGCAGATGCGGGCCAAAAACGCCCGTGAAAAAGAATTGCAGGAAACGTACAACTCCTTTTTCCTCAACAACCACCCGCAGTTCGTCGCCATTTTCGATACGGAACTCCGGTTCGTTTTCGGCTCGCCTTCCGTGTGGAAGTTTTTGGGGCTGCCCCAAGGTGCCGCGCTGACGTTTGAGCCGTTCCGGTCCCTTTTTTTATACGCCCCGCAAGGCGAGGGGTGGCTGGACGGCATGGAATCCATTTTGCGGGGGGTCATGGTCTCCGGCGAGCCGGTGCGCCGTGAGGAAGTGTTCAGAAAAGTAGACGGCGAGGAAGTGATCGTCCAGACCCTGGCCATGCCCATAACCAACAGGGAAGCCAGTTGCATCGGCGTGAGCCTGATCCACAACGACATCACCGAAATCACCACCGCCAAGGAGAACGCGGAGGAAGCGTCCCGGGTGAAGGCGGAGTTTCTCGCCAACATGTCCCACGAAATACGGACTCCGTTGAACGCGATCATCGGGATCGCGCATATCGCCCTGAACGATGAGGTTTCCGCAAAAACACGGGAACAGATAACCAAAATCAGCCATGCGGGGCAGGCCCTGTTGGGTATCGTCAATGACATCCTCGATTTTTCCAAAATAGAAGCCGGTAAATTTACGATCGTCCCGGCGCCTTTCAGGCTGCGCGGGTTTCTCGATACCATCCACACGCTGTTCGAGCACAAAAGCAAGGAGAAGGGGCTTGACCTCATCGTGGATATCGGGGAAGGGGTGCCGGACAATCTCTCCGGCGATACCCTCCGGCTCACGCAGATATTCAACAACATCATCGGCAATTCGCTCAAATTCACGGAAAACGGGTCGATAACCGTGTCGTGCCGCGCGCGGGACGTGTCGGATGCCGGCGTCACCCTTGATTTTGCGGTAACGGACACCGGCATCGGCATAAAAAACGAGTACAAGGCGCATCTGTTCCAGCCGTTCACGCAGGCCGACGCCTCGCATACGCGCAATTACGGCGGCACCGGCCTTGGATTGACGATAACGCGGCACCTGGTGGAAATGATGGGGGGAACGATCAGCGCGGAAAGCGAAAGCGGAATCGGCACGACGATACGTTTCAGCTGCGTGCTTGGGCTTCTTGCCGACAAGGAAGAGACTCCCGTCGTTGCCGACCGGCCCGGCTGCCTTGCGGATGCCCTGCGGGCGCGGCTGGAGGGCAGGCGTATCCTGCTTGTGGAAGATAACCTGATTAACCAGGAAATCGCGCTCGCGTTGCTGGAAGACGTCGGCCTTGCCGTGACGGTCGCGAACAACGGGGAAGAGGCCGTTGCCGTGGTCAGGGAACAGACGGCGCTCCCGCCGTTTGATCTCGTCTTGATGGATCTGCAAATGCCGGTCATGGACGGCTTTGAAGCGACCCGGCTGATACGGAAAACCGTCGGCCCGGAGGCCATGCCCATAATCGCGATGACGGCGCACGTTCTGGGGGAAGAGCGGGTGCGGTGCGCAGAGGCCGGCATGGTGGACCACATTGCCAAGCCCATCGATGTTGACCGGCTCTATGCCGCCATCGACCAATATCTGGCTTAG
- a CDS encoding hypothetical protein (Evidence 5 : No homology to any previously reported sequences), with protein sequence MRSYTVTCPDVFDAEDAAAYLAEQLAGFSLCANSCALVITEPEEECLECLALLSKKRPDIPFIGATSLAQLSPKGYSRLGITMLVLTADDCWFGLAGAEHLDVDGAGKIKKAYAEALAALDGKQPEGAFVFSSLTDAYTEQDKLTLLDELIGHKPIIGGIASDEFKFAEKKVFVNGRVLSDGYAVILIAGKFKPVVAVGGVPNKGLPRYRITGSDGPVLKSIDDIPILEFLQKHEVNINSSEGLLFAPFSAVQGDSDENGQPICRPLIHLDKENGTALSYVNMPQGSMVSFQIISADDLKRTVEDAAKKVMDTIAATSDDYTYSSVFCVTCAGRHVVLAFEREYEADIAKKYFGGSMQYAGFYAFTEIGPTRIDDDGYASNHSHNLSVIFCAF encoded by the coding sequence ATGCGCTCGTATACCGTCACCTGCCCTGATGTTTTTGACGCCGAAGACGCTGCCGCATATCTGGCGGAACAGCTTGCAGGGTTTTCACTGTGCGCGAACTCCTGCGCGCTCGTCATTACGGAGCCGGAAGAGGAATGTCTGGAGTGTCTTGCGCTTCTCAGCAAAAAACGTCCCGATATTCCGTTCATCGGGGCCACGAGCCTTGCGCAGCTCAGCCCGAAAGGATACAGCCGCCTGGGCATAACGATGCTTGTCCTGACGGCGGACGATTGCTGGTTCGGGCTTGCGGGAGCGGAGCATCTGGACGTCGACGGCGCCGGAAAAATAAAAAAAGCGTATGCGGAGGCCCTGGCCGCCCTTGACGGAAAGCAGCCGGAAGGGGCGTTTGTTTTTTCCAGCCTCACGGACGCGTATACGGAACAGGACAAGCTCACGCTGCTGGACGAACTGATCGGCCATAAGCCGATTATCGGCGGCATTGCTTCCGACGAATTCAAGTTCGCCGAGAAAAAGGTTTTCGTGAACGGCAGGGTTTTGAGCGACGGCTACGCGGTCATCCTTATCGCCGGGAAATTCAAACCGGTCGTGGCTGTCGGCGGCGTCCCCAACAAGGGCCTTCCCCGGTATAGAATTACGGGTTCCGACGGGCCTGTTCTGAAAAGTATCGACGATATCCCGATTCTTGAGTTTCTCCAAAAGCATGAGGTGAATATCAATTCATCCGAAGGGCTGCTTTTTGCCCCCTTCAGCGCGGTTCAAGGGGATTCCGACGAGAACGGGCAGCCCATCTGCCGCCCGTTGATCCATCTGGACAAGGAAAACGGCACCGCGCTGAGTTACGTCAACATGCCGCAAGGTTCCATGGTGTCGTTCCAGATCATTTCAGCGGACGATTTGAAACGCACCGTTGAAGACGCCGCCAAAAAGGTCATGGACACAATCGCGGCAACCTCGGATGACTACACCTACTCCTCCGTTTTTTGCGTCACATGCGCCGGAAGGCACGTGGTGCTTGCCTTTGAACGCGAATACGAGGCGGATATCGCCAAAAAGTATTTCGGGGGCAGCATGCAGTATGCGGGATTCTACGCATTTACCGAAATAGGACCGACGCGCATCGACGATGACGGCTATGCGAGCAACCACAGCCACAATCTGTCCGTCATCTTTTGCGCGTTTTAG
- a CDS encoding Major facilitator superfamily MFS_1: MKGSQRIVPVVAAVAIQLCLGVAYVWSVFQTGIANSIFRGDNAAAGLTFSLLLSTLTIGSVFGGKLAAKYATRPVVIVGGIILSAGFFLASFVTPETPWLLWLGYGVMGGVGMGFTYSTTIACVQKWFPEKKGLVTGLIVSALGFGGVVFTPIIERLVAGFGGAEVGEPKTLLVLSGIFLVVCVTGGMFLKNPPQETVKGGAAAGAPGGDMSPSQVLKDHRFYLVTGSLMLACMGGLMMIGFAKPIAVAKGLGATATIGVLVIAMSNSLGRLFWGMASDHMGRKKTIVILLAGSGAFSLLVNSANGYSIYVLIGCIGFFYGGFLSTFPSLTADLFGARHMATNYGMVLLGFGIAAIASSSIAGHYKNIAANDISLMFPAFVIAAVCSAASVALMLMLKPKAASA, from the coding sequence ATGAAAGGATCACAAAGAATCGTTCCCGTTGTCGCCGCCGTCGCAATCCAGCTCTGTCTGGGGGTTGCCTATGTCTGGAGTGTTTTTCAAACCGGTATCGCAAACAGCATCTTTCGCGGAGACAACGCGGCCGCCGGTCTGACGTTTTCCCTGCTCCTGTCCACGCTGACCATCGGCAGCGTGTTCGGCGGCAAGCTCGCGGCAAAATACGCCACCCGTCCGGTGGTCATCGTGGGCGGGATCATTCTGAGCGCAGGCTTTTTCCTCGCCTCCTTCGTCACGCCCGAGACGCCCTGGCTGCTCTGGCTGGGCTACGGCGTCATGGGAGGGGTCGGCATGGGGTTCACCTATTCCACCACCATTGCGTGCGTGCAAAAGTGGTTTCCCGAGAAAAAGGGCCTTGTCACCGGCCTGATCGTTTCGGCCCTGGGGTTCGGCGGGGTGGTGTTCACGCCCATCATTGAGCGGCTTGTCGCCGGATTCGGCGGCGCGGAGGTCGGCGAACCCAAGACGCTGCTGGTTTTGAGCGGTATTTTTCTCGTCGTCTGCGTGACCGGGGGAATGTTTCTGAAAAACCCTCCCCAGGAAACGGTAAAAGGCGGCGCGGCCGCCGGCGCTCCGGGCGGCGACATGTCCCCCTCGCAAGTGTTGAAGGATCACCGGTTCTACCTCGTGACGGGTTCCTTGATGCTGGCGTGCATGGGCGGGCTGATGATGATCGGCTTTGCCAAACCGATCGCCGTGGCCAAGGGCCTGGGCGCAACCGCGACGATCGGCGTTCTTGTCATCGCCATGTCCAATTCCCTGGGGCGGTTGTTCTGGGGGATGGCCTCCGACCATATGGGCCGGAAGAAAACCATCGTGATTCTGCTGGCCGGGTCTGGCGCATTTTCACTCTTGGTAAACAGCGCCAACGGCTATTCGATCTATGTGCTGATCGGGTGCATCGGGTTCTTTTACGGCGGCTTTTTGAGCACGTTCCCGTCGCTCACGGCGGATCTGTTCGGAGCGCGGCACATGGCCACCAACTACGGCATGGTTTTGTTGGGATTCGGGATAGCGGCGATAGCCTCTTCCTCCATCGCCGGGCATTACAAAAACATCGCCGCGAACGATATTTCCCTGATGTTTCCGGCGTTCGTCATTGCGGCGGTGTGCTCCGCAGCCAGCGTGGCGTTGATGCTCATGCTGAAACCAAAGGCGGCAAGCGCATAG
- the katA gene encoding Catalase, giving the protein MERKNTKLTTAAGAPVADNTNSTTAGSRGPMTLQNPWFIEKLAHFDREVIPERRMHAKGSGAFGTFTVTHDITAYSKARIFSEIGKKTELFVRFSTVAGERGAADAERDIRGFAIKFYTEEGNWDLVGNNTPVFFLRDALRFPDLNHAVKRDPKTNMRSAQNNWDFWSMLPEALHQVTITMSDRGLPFSYRHMHGFGSHTFSLINAKNERVWVKFHLKTQQGIKNLTDAEAAAIVAGDRESHQRDLFEAIERGEFPKWNFCIQIMTEEQARNHKENPFDLTKVWSQKEYPLIPVGVLELNRNPENYFADVEQAAFNPANIVPGIGLSPDKMLQGRLFSYGDAQRYRLGVNHMSIPVNAAKCPVHAYHRDGQMRVDGNYGATIGYQPNSLWEWDEQPEFKEPPLELQGAMDSYEPKDDATDNTFYQPGDLYRLMPEDQKAQLIDNTVRNMTGVTENVRYRHAAHCYLADPDYGTRLAAGLGLTLDKVRELAGMSHAERMRATAAPR; this is encoded by the coding sequence ATGGAGCGAAAAAACACCAAGTTAACGACAGCGGCAGGCGCCCCGGTCGCCGACAACACCAACTCGACAACCGCCGGAAGCCGCGGCCCGATGACCCTGCAAAACCCCTGGTTCATCGAGAAACTTGCCCATTTCGACCGTGAGGTTATCCCGGAAAGGCGGATGCACGCCAAAGGCTCCGGCGCGTTCGGCACGTTTACGGTCACGCACGACATAACCGCCTACTCCAAAGCGCGGATCTTTTCTGAAATCGGCAAGAAAACCGAGTTGTTCGTGCGCTTCTCCACCGTCGCGGGCGAACGCGGCGCGGCGGACGCGGAGCGGGATATCCGCGGTTTCGCGATCAAATTTTATACCGAGGAAGGCAACTGGGACCTGGTGGGCAACAACACCCCCGTCTTTTTCCTGCGCGACGCGCTCCGCTTCCCGGACCTGAACCACGCGGTCAAACGCGACCCCAAAACCAACATGCGTTCCGCCCAGAACAACTGGGACTTCTGGAGCATGCTGCCCGAAGCGCTGCACCAGGTCACCATAACCATGTCGGACCGGGGGTTGCCGTTTTCATACCGCCACATGCACGGGTTCGGCAGCCACACCTTCAGCCTGATTAACGCGAAAAACGAACGGGTCTGGGTCAAGTTCCACCTCAAGACCCAACAGGGCATCAAAAATCTGACGGACGCGGAAGCCGCGGCCATCGTGGCGGGCGACCGGGAAAGCCATCAGCGCGACCTCTTTGAGGCCATTGAACGGGGCGAATTTCCGAAATGGAATTTCTGCATCCAGATCATGACCGAGGAACAGGCCCGGAATCACAAAGAAAATCCGTTCGACTTGACAAAGGTCTGGAGCCAGAAGGAATACCCGTTGATCCCGGTCGGCGTCCTGGAATTGAACCGCAACCCGGAAAACTACTTCGCGGACGTGGAACAGGCGGCGTTCAACCCGGCGAACATCGTGCCGGGCATCGGCCTCTCCCCGGACAAAATGCTGCAGGGACGCCTCTTTTCCTACGGGGACGCGCAACGGTACAGACTGGGCGTCAACCACATGTCCATCCCGGTCAACGCGGCCAAGTGCCCGGTCCATGCGTATCACCGCGACGGCCAGATGCGCGTTGACGGCAACTACGGCGCGACCATCGGCTACCAGCCCAACAGCCTGTGGGAATGGGACGAGCAGCCGGAGTTCAAGGAGCCGCCGCTGGAGCTGCAAGGCGCCATGGATTCGTACGAACCCAAGGACGACGCGACGGACAACACCTTCTACCAGCCCGGCGACCTGTACCGGCTGATGCCGGAAGACCAGAAGGCCCAGCTCATTGACAACACGGTCCGGAACATGACGGGCGTGACGGAGAACGTGCGGTACCGGCACGCGGCCCACTGCTATCTGGCCGACCCGGATTACGGCACCCGCCTTGCGGCGGGCCTGGGGCTTACCCTGGACAAGGTCCGGGAACTCGCCGGGATGAGCCATGCCGAGCGCATGCGGGCGACAGCCGCCCCGCGCTAG
- a CDS encoding hypothetical protein (Evidence 5 : No homology to any previously reported sequences), producing MDIEDGLDKLLHGQFEDALAVFERHRPLPQAEKLCQITRVFAELTAYAAELSKGNLSVKTPSPANSHATDLKNFHLKLKRLARQVLMATTGYPVPSIDYMGDLSEGLDFLMAQAVQRKKQLEHDRDHDAETGLLNRKAFSRGVYDMLQTRPNKVGVLFCCSLDNIKYINDTHGYDCGDLYIGKVVDVLRSCESRANLISRLGGNEFAVYAHGFDNEDDACRFAQDNFKTLLNTRVELPHEAVRIRASCGMAVYPHDAMASDVLMNYALNAMFEVRTLNRGTIMRFSPEIYRTKANLLSRQERLDELIEGKLIHFAFQPIVCLRDAAVTGYEALMRSKMAAFTNPLDILSLAEAQSKLPQLEKVTFDVIFEWVFQNLGRLDALKIFFNTISIEYLDIDELRKIHPHYERISKSMVFEILETAAIESTLLQRVNELRHKLSALIAIDDFGCGHSNALRLINISPDILKIDRFFISRIQEAPATKQEFLSNILAYCRAKGIRTLAEGVETYEELVSVIRMGFDYAQGFYLGRPEMELQDLDPRIKAEILSFRR from the coding sequence ATGGATATAGAAGACGGCTTGGATAAATTATTGCATGGTCAGTTCGAAGACGCGCTGGCCGTATTCGAACGGCACAGACCACTGCCGCAGGCTGAAAAGCTTTGCCAGATCACACGGGTGTTCGCGGAGCTGACCGCGTACGCGGCGGAGTTGTCAAAGGGCAACCTTTCGGTAAAAACGCCAAGCCCGGCCAATTCGCACGCCACGGATCTCAAAAACTTCCACTTGAAGCTAAAGCGCCTCGCGCGGCAGGTGCTCATGGCGACAACGGGCTACCCCGTTCCTTCCATAGATTACATGGGCGATTTGTCCGAAGGGCTGGATTTTTTGATGGCCCAGGCGGTGCAGCGTAAAAAGCAGCTGGAGCACGACCGCGACCACGATGCCGAGACGGGCCTGCTGAACCGCAAGGCGTTCAGCCGCGGCGTATACGACATGCTGCAGACGCGGCCGAACAAGGTGGGTGTGCTGTTTTGTTGCAGCCTGGACAATATAAAATACATCAACGATACGCACGGCTATGACTGCGGCGATTTATACATCGGCAAAGTGGTCGACGTCCTGCGTTCGTGCGAGAGCAGGGCAAACCTGATTTCGCGTTTGGGCGGTAACGAATTTGCCGTATACGCCCACGGGTTTGACAACGAGGACGACGCCTGCCGGTTCGCCCAGGACAATTTCAAAACCCTGCTCAATACGCGGGTGGAATTGCCGCATGAGGCGGTGCGGATACGGGCGTCGTGCGGGATGGCCGTGTACCCCCATGACGCCATGGCGAGCGACGTTCTCATGAACTACGCCCTCAACGCGATGTTTGAAGTGCGCACCCTCAACCGCGGTACGATAATGCGGTTCAGCCCCGAGATATACCGCACGAAGGCCAACCTCCTCAGCAGGCAGGAGCGGCTGGACGAGCTTATCGAAGGAAAACTGATCCACTTCGCGTTTCAGCCCATCGTCTGTTTGCGGGATGCCGCCGTCACGGGATACGAGGCCCTGATGCGCTCAAAGATGGCTGCGTTCACCAACCCTTTGGACATTCTCTCACTGGCGGAAGCGCAATCCAAGCTCCCTCAGCTTGAAAAGGTCACCTTCGACGTCATTTTCGAATGGGTTTTTCAGAATCTTGGCCGGCTTGACGCCCTTAAAATATTCTTTAATACCATATCCATAGAGTATCTTGACATCGACGAGTTGCGCAAGATCCACCCCCATTATGAGCGGATCAGCAAAAGCATGGTGTTCGAAATCCTGGAAACAGCCGCTATTGAAAGCACGCTCCTGCAACGGGTAAACGAGCTCCGCCACAAGCTTTCGGCGCTGATAGCCATAGATGACTTCGGCTGCGGCCACTCGAACGCCCTCCGGTTGATAAACATTTCCCCGGATATTTTGAAAATCGACCGGTTTTTCATCAGCCGCATCCAGGAGGCGCCCGCGACAAAACAGGAGTTTCTTTCCAATATCCTGGCCTACTGCCGCGCGAAAGGCATCCGGACTCTGGCGGAAGGGGTGGAAACGTATGAAGAGCTGGTCAGCGTGATACGGATGGGGTTTGACTACGCCCAAGGGTTTTACCTCGGCCGGCCGGAGATGGAGCTTCAGGACCTGGACCCGCGTATCAAGGCCGAGATCCTTTCTTTCAGGCGGTAA